The Candidatus Krumholzibacteriia bacterium genome contains a region encoding:
- a CDS encoding insulinase family protein has protein sequence CRERFRFPEGTLARDTTRLRKPHVVRKHVRRKLHQQHVVMGRRTFSFLDERRYPMMVLNAMMGGGMSSRLFQKVREELGLAYNVFTYLDHSRDTGMFAAYMAVNPGNVKKAMKAVAAEFADARNGGLTAAELDDTKEHIKGRILLGLETSTSRMMRLARNEISYGYQIPERELIDRIDSVSLDDVRTLARELFDVETFTTISLGPSAAGV, from the coding sequence TGCCGCGAGCGCTTCCGTTTTCCGGAGGGGACGCTCGCGCGGGACACCACGCGCCTGCGCAAGCCGCACGTGGTGCGCAAGCACGTGCGCCGCAAGCTCCACCAGCAGCACGTGGTCATGGGGCGCCGGACGTTCTCGTTCCTCGACGAGCGCCGCTACCCGATGATGGTGCTGAACGCGATGATGGGCGGCGGGATGAGCTCGCGGCTGTTCCAGAAGGTGCGCGAGGAGCTGGGGCTCGCCTACAACGTGTTCACGTACCTGGACCACTCGCGCGACACGGGGATGTTTGCCGCGTACATGGCGGTCAATCCCGGCAACGTGAAGAAGGCGATGAAGGCGGTGGCGGCGGAGTTTGCGGATGCGCGCAACGGCGGCCTGACCGCCGCCGAACTGGACGACACCAAGGAGCACATCAAGGGACGCATCCTGCTGGGGCTGGAGACCTCCACCTCGCGCATGATGCGCCTGGCGCGCAACGAGATCAGCTACGGCTACCAGATTCCGGAGCGCGAACTGATCGACCGCATCGACTCGGTGTCGCTGGACGACGTGCGCACGCTGGCGCGCGAGCTCTTCGACGTCGAAACGTTCACCACCATCTCGCTGGGGCCGTCGGCCGCGGGGGTGTAG